GGATTAAAATGATTCCTTTCAGTCAAAGAATTAACTAGAAGAGTTAGATTTGGATAAAATCTTATTCTTGTATTATTTCTTatataaaccaataaaaatatttacaaaatctcaAGCCGTTTTCTAAAATAACCTTTAGTAAAACTCATGTAACTGCAGgattttctatttatatgaatcaaaatgtattgaaGGGGAAGAGAACAGCATTCTTGTTGTAATAGCCTACTTTTTTGGCCATCTGTATAGGCCGTAACAGgttcaaattttaaacaatcaTAACGATCTGTGATTAATAGGTATTTACAAATTCTTTAACATCGGCATTCTATTCATAGCAAATTTTTACCAcgattaaaaatttaaattctaaTTTCTGGATTTAAGATTTAACTTAAAGAATGAGAAACAGTAGAAAAGAATAAGATGTGAATATGAACTAAATTACCTTTAAACATGATGACTAACTGTAACTTAATAATAACAGAATATGTggtcattgttttgtttttgattttaatcttttgattttttttatcggtAAAGTTGTTAGTGAACTGGAAAGTAAAACAAAGGGTACACAAGGTTGCTTGATTCTCATCTTAAGATAGGCTTTGAATAAAAAACTGTCTAACAATCAAACCAACAATATGACAAATTTCAAGTTATTTTGTTAagaaaaagatttataaaaaaaacttaataaattgAATTTATATGCCAAATATAATGAGAAATTTAGTCGCACTTTTTGCAATGTAATTATTAAGGAAGGCAATTCTGGTAAGATGTAAACAGGACACCAACCTAACATCActtaaataacatatataatattttaaaatatacagacttcccgtttgaatggttttacactagtaattttgggccctttatagcttgttgttcggtgtgagccaaggctcggtgttgaaggccgtactttaacctataatggtttactttttaagtttttatttggatggagagttgtctcattggcactcacaccacatcttcctatatctattcattACCTCAACCAACAAAGGTCACCCCTATGGACCAGACAAAACAGACCTTATAAAACAGATGATCTATGAattgaagttaaaaaaatataggtataTAGGTATTCCCACAACAGGAAGGGAGGATGGATAAACTGACAAGacagtttttttcttctaataaCAGGTTTGACCTCTGAATACAATTGTAAATTCTGTATATTCTGACAGATCATTCCCTACAATAACTCCCATCTAGAATAATATTTAATAGGATAACTTACATCATCTGGGTGATATAATAATGGTTTATTATAGGAATTCAGTAACTTCTGATGAAGACGTATGGACGCCATTCTATGATGCTCTTCTTCGTGAGGGAGGGGATCTGATGAAGATTCATGAATCTGAAAGTAAAGAAAAGTCAAAACATTGTAAAATTCTGTCAGCTTATTATTAATACGATTACAAGCTGAATTCAGCCATTGCCTTACAAACATTAAccaatcaatatttcattattttctgcTTTAGaatgaaaaactgttttataCGGTTGGCAATTCTAATTCTTTGATGCACTTTCAGTCTgtataaaaaaacatctttgTCCTCATTGATGAACGCCCTTCAGCATATATATCTTTCATGTCTGGTTGCTAAGTGTCTTGCTCATTTAGTATTGTTCagattgatttttcaaatttaatttgtgaaatttcaTAGAGAAGTTTGCATTGTCTAGCTAGCATGGTAGATGGTTTGTATATTCCTGCATAGAACACCTGAGTAACTTGTATACAGGTTCCACTGTATTGTTCTCTTGAAGTCTTATCAAttccaaaaataacaaaatgtaaataatctATTGGAAATTATTGGAAAATCATATTCAATTAATTCCagacaatttgacaattttgattTGCTCTCAtcatgaatatcaaaaaaaaatatttgcttagTTGTGATCATTGTGATAGAATCAAAGTACAACTGTATAAACAATTCCATTGCAttgcaacaataaaacaatgtttgCCATGAAACCAACAAATTTCATAATTGATGATGACTATTTTTTAAGCCAAATGATGGTTGATGGTAACATATGTACAagtatatatgttttctttaagtaatttaataataaaGCTGTGTTACAAGAAACATATTGTAAACAATAGGGTCAGGCAGGTTTTACGAAACGAAcgaaaaatttgtcattttcacatttttcaagcTTTTCCTTATTGGTATATAATTTGGTGAAAGCTACAATTTATAATCACTTAACTGACAAAGTATGGTATAATCACAGGATTATCATGCTTATAAAAATGATGAATGGTTCAATTCAGTAAGAAAAATTACTTTATTGAATACTGCACTTGTAAGGttttcacatttcatttttgtcCTTAAAATCTATTAACCAATCTATGTCAAATCGATTACATTCTTTTGAAAGACGAacaatctttaaattttcaatcaaaCTCCCAGCAACTTCCTGcaaaattcagatattttaAATCCTCTTATTTCTATTGTGGTGAAAATTTtgcttgataaaatatgataatttgtGTAATAACCAACATGTTTGTCaacaaaaactttcatttgtCCAACCCCGTATCGTGTAACAGGTTGGGTTCTATGAACGATTTCCCGTTGATATTTCTAAAGAGGATTAGCATATATAAACATCACATGGCTCCAAAACTAACTATTAGGTAACGTTCTGGGGTCTTTTTCAAAGCTAAATCGTTTAATCAaactttaatttacatttaGACAGCTGGCAAACAAACTTTCCTATCTATCATATTGTTAGAATATAATggctattttcattttgttatcaacCCAGTGGTCACTTTGTAATTGATGTTTTTACACTAAAGGAAAGAtttcatatatatctatttCCAGTTATTGTATTGTACATAAGAAAGAGGGAGAAAATATCAAGTTTTGTTTTGGTAGGATGCAAAATACTTATAaggttaaaatttaaataattgttgAGGATAAACTAAATTTTTGGTTGACCCCTTTATGTCATGAGTTAAATTccacagaaaatatttttttatttttgtttttgttttattttgacaaaagcACATTCTTTGAgaggaaaaataaagaactgaagAAGGCCATTGGCCGAAACGTcttgaaaaattggtttatttaaacaattatataaagtatgtaccctattggaattttgaaaacaaagaaaagcaCATTCCTCAAGCCACAACAGTTGATGTACATCATACCCATAGCCAGGGGGGGTTCAGACACCCTCCCCCCTCTAAACCAAATTTTGACTGTTAAAGTGAACGTTCTGTTccaattgtgactgttaaagtcaagtTCATGAGTCCAAATATGTTGTTTCTGATTCTGAGTATGATAATTGATGCTCCTGATTGTTAGGACGAAAGGCCAGTTGTACTCTTGAcacttataataaaaatatcaatctcTTTTAATCACTTAAAAAGAactggttttccagtttaaatgtTGGTGGCCTGACAGTAAGATCAAGTTGACAGAATTTGCTTGTTAATTTTAAAGTTGAGATATGAAATTGGATTCATTTAACGCTGGATAAAAACTTAGTTATTGTTGAAGAATTAAACATTCACacttattctttttcttttcacaaAGTTAACAGGAGAATTGGTACTCAATCAAATTTGATTTACTTGAAATTACTCTATCAGAGTATATGGACTAAAAATTGGTTAATTAAACCTAATTGTTGATCTTAACTCCACACATTATACTATTTAATAATTATGATTGTCCCGCCAGGTGTGTAAATAAAAAGTTCATTAAAAAACTTACTTTTCCAAAGGTCATTCAGtaaaaaacaactttaacaatctttttcgaaaattttactggtgaaattaaattttcttttgcaCCTAAAGACAGGTCAAATGTTAGCACACAATTAATCTTTGCTAGCAGTTGCAAGCTAACTATCTGACAGGGAAAAGTTCACCTTActgaaaaaagtttatattacTGTTTTATTACCATAATAAGGCCACCAGATACCAGACTGAAAAAGTCTATAAAAGGTCTAGTTAAATGGTCAATCTTATTTAAGTTGATAGGTGTGAACTCAGCTATTTTACCACGGTAAATTGAACGTTGTCTATTAAAAAGAGCAAAAAACTGTTAAATTCACACAGTTTTAAAAAGAAGTTTTAAAATCAAGTTCAAATTATACCTTAACAGTGCACAATTTTCTGCaatttttaaatgcttttaaaaaattgttgaatTCAAAGTTACATGCCGATGAATAGGTTAGAATAAAACATCATGCAAGTACTGTTAGTTAAATTTCAAACCctacagaaattttaaaattaaattatattaaatgtttagAGAAGAGCCAAACATGCCCGGACTGACCGTCTTACAACACACGTTTTGTTAGATGTTAGGAGTAAAGCCAAACATGCCTATAGACTATTCCCCCTTAGAACAAACATATTGTTAGATGTTAGGAGTAAAGCCAAACATGCCTATAGACTATTCCCCCTTAGAACAAACATATTGTTAGATGTTAGGAGAATACAACAGGCATGCCTATAGACTGTTCCCCCTTTGAACAAACATATTGTTAGATGTTAGGAGAATACAACAGGCATGCCTATAGACTGTTCCCCCTTAGAACAAACATATTGTTAGATGTTAGGAGAACACAACAGGCATGCCTATAGACTGTTCCCCCTTTGAACATGAATGTCTTGTTAGATGTTAGGAATAAAGCCAAACATGCCTTTAGACTATTTCCCCTTGAACAAACGTTTTGTTAGATGTTAGGAGACTATAACAGGCAAGGAAACAAACCTGTTTTAATGATGGCTGTGGTTTGGGACTACCCGATTCTGAATTAGCTATCATAAATATTCCAGAGTCTCTATGATCATCTAACGAAAAACTCACTTCTTTTCTATCTCCACTACTTAATGTATTGGTATTATATCCACTGGGTAAATTGGTCTCTTTTGTCAATATGGATTTTTTATTGGTGTTTAGGTGTATAGTTTCAGAAATCTGAAATTCTTCCTTCCCTGGTGGTGGATAGtctttcattaatttattattgtCTACTCTCCGTATGAGAAATATGATGACGATTATAGCTAATGATAAAACGATTGTCACACACACTATTGTAATCACGATAAGCACATTCTGGCCAATACTTGCTTCTGTTGAAGCTGATGTTTTTGTTAATTCTATCCTTATCTTAATCTCTGTACTGTTGCTCCGTGGCGTAACACCATGGTCCTGTACTTCCACAACTAATAAATAATCCTTTATTTCACTACTCTGAATGCTATGAGAGAGAAATATCTTCCCAGTATTGCtctcaataaaaaataaattattgtcgTTTCTTGATCGAATTGAGAAGCTGAGGGAACCATTTGGTCCATTGTCAGGATCAAAGGCTTCCACTTTGGTGACCACAGAATTAGCTGGTGTTAAATGTGAGACTTTAATGGAGCCGTTTCCCTGCACTGGATACAATATCTGTGGAGAATTATCGTTTATATCTAGAACCATTACTTGTACATTAACTGTAGAGTTTAACGATGGTGCTCCAAAATCTTCAGCCTTTACTTCAAATGTGTATAGATTTTTATACTCTCTGTTCAGTATACCGTTTGTTTGAATGGTTCCAGTAGATGGATCTATGTGGAAGGGTACAGCACCATTTCTTGACTTAATggaatactttattttaccattATCCCCAATGTCATTGTCAGTGGCAAATACAATACCCACAAAAGTCTTTGATTGTAAATTTTCTTGAATTTTGAATTCATAACTGGTCTGATTAAAACGTGGAGTTTCGTCATTTTCATCAAGAATGTGAAGTTCCACTGTTGCAGTTGATGTAAATGCTTTCGTTTGTCCACCATCGACAGCCAGAACTTGAAATGTATAAACATCCTGCATTTCTCTATCGAATGGTACAGTGGTTCTAATCACACCTGTGCTTGGGTCAGCATAAAACTTGTCTGCGTTCCCCTGTTCTACATAGTACCTAACTTGAGCGTTCTCTTCTTCGTCTTTGTCTGATGCTGTTACCTTGGCTATGAAGATCCCTGTATGATCACTCTCTACCATTGACTCATTGTAAAAACTTTTAAGAAATTCTGGGAAATTGTCATTTTCATCTATAATTTGAACAATAAAGCTTGACGTTGTTTTAAGTGGTTGGTTACCAGAATCTTGACAATCAACTGTTACAACTATTTCAATGTCCTTTTCTCTGTCTAGAACTTTATTTACCAAGACTTTATATTCCGTTTGAGAACTGGACAGTTTGGAA
This Mytilus trossulus isolate FHL-02 chromosome 14, PNRI_Mtr1.1.1.hap1, whole genome shotgun sequence DNA region includes the following protein-coding sequences:
- the LOC134697223 gene encoding protocadherin-11 X-linked-like isoform X2; this translates as MTMCRYITVIVLSTVFVFISAADITIFYQILEEQEPPLYLGNVASSSDLASIATGDEFANMRYSFLKTVGTYFTINENNGALSTNSKLDRETICPFQKSCVLQLRIGASSGTFFQPINVNVTLKDVNDNKPEFSETSIVLNIPEDADINTTYPVIGAVDKDMADNNSLQTYELLPDSGTFGLKFDHSLSGNIEVSILLKQTVDREVLSRYQVYLVAKDGGTPQRSSMLTINISVTDINDNKPIFSRKQYDITVPEDISVPNKILNITAVDHDAGLNGEVEFTLISSPSSDAQTFFAIDKTTGQLSVIEHLSHTKGAPLSLIVQASDKGTPPKSSQVALTITVTDVNDNPPEININLLSSGSTARANENSPNGTVVAYIGVTDKDTGNNGIVSCSLRDDTFRLSKLSSSQTEYKVLVNKVLDREKDIEIVVTVDCQDSGNQPLKTTSSFIVQIIDENDNFPEFLKSFYNESMVESDHTGIFIAKVTASDKDEEENAQVRYYVEQGNADKFYADPSTGVIRTTVPFDREMQDVYTFQVLAVDGGQTKAFTSTATVELHILDENDETPRFNQTSYEFKIQENLQSKTFVGIVFATDNDIGDNGKIKYSIKSRNGAVPFHIDPSTGTIQTNGILNREYKNLYTFEVKAEDFGAPSLNSTVNVQVMVLDINDNSPQILYPVQGNGSIKVSHLTPANSVVTKVEAFDPDNGPNGSLSFSIRSRNDNNLFFIESNTGKIFLSHSIQSSEIKDYLLVVEVQDHGVTPRSNSTEIKIRIELTKTSASTEASIGQNVLIVITIVCVTIVLSLAIIVIIFLIRRVDNNKLMKDYPPPGKEEFQISETIHLNTNKKSILTKETNLPSGYNTNTLSSGDRKEIHESSSDPLPHEEEHHRMASIRLHQKLLNSYNKPLLYHPDDRRQIWSKRHGDDTHSDLSEDVTSDSGRGGSEENVHHHQMYPRSGIVI
- the LOC134697223 gene encoding protocadherin-11 X-linked-like isoform X1, whose protein sequence is MTMCRYITVIVLSTVFVFISAADITIFYQILEEQEPPLYLGNVASSSDLASIATGDEFANMRYSFLKTVGTYFTINENNGALSTNSKLDRETICPFQKSCVLQLRIGASSGTFFQPINVNVTLKDVNDNKPEFSETSIVLNIPEDADINTTYPVIGAVDKDMADNNSLQTYELLPDSGTFGLKFDHSLSGNIEVSILLKQTVDREVLSRYQVYLVAKDGGTPQRSSMLTINISVTDINDNKPIFSRKQYDITVPEDISVPNKILNITAVDHDAGLNGEVEFTLISSPSSDAQTFFAIDKTTGQLSVIEHLSHTKGAPLSLIVQASDKGTPPKSSQVALTITVTDVNDNPPEININLLSSGSTARANENSPNGTVVAYIGVTDKDTGNNGIVSCSLRDDTFRLSKLSSSQTEYKVLVNKVLDREKDIEIVVTVDCQDSGNQPLKTTSSFIVQIIDENDNFPEFLKSFYNESMVESDHTGIFIAKVTASDKDEEENAQVRYYVEQGNADKFYADPSTGVIRTTVPFDREMQDVYTFQVLAVDGGQTKAFTSTATVELHILDENDETPRFNQTSYEFKIQENLQSKTFVGIVFATDNDIGDNGKIKYSIKSRNGAVPFHIDPSTGTIQTNGILNREYKNLYTFEVKAEDFGAPSLNSTVNVQVMVLDINDNSPQILYPVQGNGSIKVSHLTPANSVVTKVEAFDPDNGPNGSLSFSIRSRNDNNLFFIESNTGKIFLSHSIQSSEIKDYLLVVEVQDHGVTPRSNSTEIKIRIELTKTSASTEASIGQNVLIVITIVCVTIVLSLAIIVIIFLIRRVDNNKLMKDYPPPGKEEFQISETIHLNTNKKSILTKETNLPSGYNTNTLSSGDRKEVSFSLDDHRDSGIFMIANSESGSPKPQPSLKQIHESSSDPLPHEEEHHRMASIRLHQKLLNSYNKPLLYHPDDRRQIWSKRHGDDTHSDLSEDVTSDSGRGGSEENVHHHQMYPRSGIVI